A region of Ictalurus furcatus strain D&B chromosome 1, Billie_1.0, whole genome shotgun sequence DNA encodes the following proteins:
- the LOC128607084 gene encoding uncharacterized protein LOC128607084, producing the protein MTMQAEQKSLFFVTWNTNGIRDTRKLPQKFSNIFKSLSDLQADIVFIQETHVGTDCYNILEDVPGWKVFFTVHNSRSKGVAILIRDKIPFEYICHDEDYSGGYIVLFCRLYGELYTLVNMYNHKADRDILNSLKDYLMETAEGVLVVGGDFNTVLHPSFDRRSLSSHARHSPFRAFLEDFTVSLNLRDTWSYKRSTDEVITRRQKEQTASRIDMFFLPEHKLGLVCNIDVAEAQGVSDHYPLVLELTVQHRTETILPNVALRLPKPFKYTPDRTPGKISGAEILSTIKSLTDLEEHSLDMEHVKSYKEQRCQLTETLKIKYNSMIENKEVGERNTFEHLIFSQILAKRLNASISPSFKGKIVTNLDTFSTVKFETGPQTIKWSFLERKLKKLQTRVKNPQPRVKKTKRRPSAPPPEFSILERFLDCLLPKDQISSELRLLEPGSPLTNVIFNLALNELEAIVVRNLCKGTVCYQRQVLRVHTPPITSDFVDIFINNFKEQSGLKIRILQHPD; encoded by the coding sequence atgacaatgcaagcagaacagaaaagccTCTTTTTTGTCACCTGGAACACAAACGGTATTAGAGATACCAGGAAGTTACCACAAaagttctcaaacatttttaagAGCCTTAGTGACCTTCAGGCTGATATTGTCTTTATACAAGAGACACATGTTGGGACAGACTGTTACAACATCTTAGAAGATGTTCCAGGCTGGAAAGTCTTCTTCACTGTACACAACTCTCGCAGTAAAGGAGTCGCAATACTGATAAGAGACAAAATACCATTTGAGTACATATGCCATGATGAGGACTACAGTGGTGGCTACATTGTGCTCTTCTGTCGTCTGTATGGTGAACTGTACACTCTTGTTAACATGTACAATCATAAGGCAGACAGAGATATCTTAAATAGTTTAAAAGACTATTTGATGGAAACAGCTGAGGGTGTGCTAGTGGTTGGAGGTGATTTCAACACAGTTTTGCATCCTAGCTTTGATCGGAGATCTTTAAGTTCTCATGCAAGACATTCACCATTCAGAGCTTTTTTAGAAGATTTTACTGTTTCTCTCAATCTCAGAGACACCTGGTCATACAAACGCTCTACTGATGAGGTCATTACACGGCGTCAGAAAGAACAGACAGCGTCCAGAATAGACATGTTTTTCCTGCCAGAGCACAAATTGGGACTTGTGTGTAATATTGATGTAGCTGAAGCACAGGGTGTTTCTGATCATTATCCTCTTGTACTAGAACTCACAGTTCAGCACAGAACTGAAACAATCCTCCCAAATGTTGCCTTACGGCTGCCAAAGCCTTTTAAATACACACCTGATAGAACACCAGGGAAGATTAGTGGGGCAGAAATATTGAGTACCATTAAATCTTTGACTGACTTAGAAGAGCACTCACTTGATATGGAGCATGTGAAGTCATATAAAGAGCAACGTTGTCAACTGACTGAGACCTTAAAAATCAAATACAATTCAATGATAGAGAATAAAGAGGTAGGAGAGAGAAACACCTTTGAGCATTTGATATTCTCTCAAATTTTGGCAAAGCGTCTCAATGCATCCATTTCCCCTTCTTTCAAGGGAAAGATAGTGACAAATCTTGATACATTTTCCACTGTGAAATTTGAGACAGGTCCACAGACAATCAAGTGGTCTTTCCTTGAAAGAAAACTTAAGAAGCTACAAACTAGGGTGAAGAACCCACAACCTAgggtgaagaaaacaaaaaggaggCCTTCTGCCCCCCCACCAGAGTTCAGCATTCTGGAACGTTTTCTGGATTGCCTTCTTCCTAAAGACCAAATCTCTTCTGAACTCAGACTTTTGGAGCCTGGGAGTCCACTCACCAATGTTATCTTCAATCTGGCTCTGAATGAACTAGAAGCCATAGTTGTACGTAATTTATGTAAGGGAACTGTTTGCTATCAAAGACAGGTTCTGCGCGTACATACACCACCAATCACATCTGATTTTGTGGATATTTTCATAAACAATTTCAAGGAGCAGTCAGGACTTAAAATACGTATCTTACAACATCCAGACTAA